In the [Chlorobium] sp. 445 genome, one interval contains:
- a CDS encoding B12-binding domain-containing radical SAM protein translates to MKKVLLVFVRAASGVDGPRPVFAPAHVPPLQRFKEQLLQKIIQRAQFAVPNMALMMLSSIEVEGVEQHICDMRFDDLPLEQHWDLVGITVHTGAARAAFDVARQFRARRVKVVLGGPHVTLFPEHCAKEADVIVIGEADDIWRDVLEDLKHDQLKARYQAKALPDLSIARPVKKDALNIRRYFTTNLIQTSRGCPYRCDFCNVYVMNGGVIRHRSVEHVVAEVERFLKDDKRVFFFVDDTVNADPKYAKELFSRLIPYKIRWVGQATTMLGQQDELLKIFAQSGCSGLLIGIESVSDASNRSHRKKQNSERTLARNIKAIRSAGICVYGSFIYGLDGDIKETADALYDFIEETQIDVPGVNLLRPIPGTALFERLANEGRLLFPKDDVEAFRYSWGQEMQCKPKQMSIEEFIEAYSRLTQRLYTFQNAIKRTWHAPCIKTAILMFNLSYIYMYGLSRKDLAAQREKLRLEHVLGERCQAQEDLQSTKMQEA, encoded by the coding sequence ATGAAGAAAGTACTTTTAGTTTTTGTGCGTGCCGCAAGCGGTGTTGACGGTCCAAGACCTGTCTTTGCACCAGCGCATGTCCCTCCACTACAACGCTTCAAAGAACAACTCTTGCAGAAGATTATACAGCGTGCACAGTTTGCGGTGCCAAATATGGCGCTGATGATGCTCAGTTCTATTGAAGTTGAGGGCGTAGAGCAACACATTTGCGATATGCGCTTTGATGACTTGCCCTTAGAGCAGCATTGGGATTTGGTCGGTATTACGGTACATACAGGTGCAGCCAGAGCTGCGTTCGATGTAGCACGGCAGTTTCGAGCGCGTAGGGTAAAAGTGGTGTTGGGCGGACCGCATGTAACGCTGTTCCCAGAGCACTGTGCAAAAGAAGCGGATGTGATCGTGATAGGCGAAGCCGATGATATTTGGCGTGATGTGCTTGAAGACTTGAAGCATGATCAACTCAAGGCGCGCTATCAAGCAAAAGCCTTACCAGATTTGAGCATCGCACGACCGGTCAAAAAAGATGCACTAAACATCAGGCGCTATTTTACAACCAATTTAATCCAAACATCGCGTGGCTGTCCTTACCGCTGTGATTTTTGCAATGTCTATGTAATGAACGGCGGAGTGATCCGACATCGATCTGTAGAGCACGTTGTGGCTGAAGTAGAGCGATTTTTGAAAGATGATAAGCGAGTCTTCTTTTTTGTCGATGATACCGTCAATGCCGATCCGAAATACGCTAAGGAACTGTTCTCACGGCTCATTCCCTACAAGATTCGCTGGGTAGGACAAGCCACCACGATGCTTGGGCAGCAAGATGAACTGCTGAAAATTTTTGCGCAGTCGGGATGTTCAGGGTTACTGATTGGTATTGAAAGTGTCAGTGATGCAAGCAACCGATCGCATCGCAAAAAGCAGAACAGCGAGCGCACGCTGGCGCGCAATATCAAAGCGATTCGCTCCGCTGGCATTTGTGTCTATGGAAGTTTTATCTATGGACTTGACGGTGATATCAAAGAAACCGCTGATGCACTTTATGACTTCATTGAAGAGACGCAAATTGATGTGCCGGGTGTCAATCTCCTGCGTCCCATACCGGGCACCGCGCTCTTTGAGCGGCTTGCAAATGAAGGTCGGTTGCTCTTTCCAAAAGATGATGTTGAAGCCTTCCGATACAGTTGGGGACAAGAAATGCAGTGTAAGCCAAAGCAAATGTCAATTGAAGAATTTATCGAAGCCTATAGCAGACTCACGCAAAGGCTCTACACTTTCCAAAACGCAATCAAGCGTACATGGCATGCGCCATGCATTAAAACTGCAATTCTAATGTTTAATCTTTCCTATATCTATATGTATGGTCTGTCGCGCAAAGACCTTGCAGCACAGCGCGAAAAACTAAGGCTCGAGCACGTCTTGGGTGAGCGGTGCCAAGCGCAAGAAGACCTCCAAAGCACGAAAATGCAAGAAGCATGA